The Cynocephalus volans isolate mCynVol1 chromosome 17, mCynVol1.pri, whole genome shotgun sequence genomic interval GCACCTGCTGGAGACTGACCTGGCCCCCTTGGGCAAGGACATGCAGCAGCTCCTAGAAATGTGGGGATGCTTATATCCAAGGGGCTTGTCCCCCTGTGTCACCACTCACTCCAGGAGCACAGGCTTTGGTCATGCCCTGGCAAGGCCTTGCTCCATTGTCCCTTTGCCCTCGGGGGGCCAGACCACCCCCAGAATCCTGCCACCTGTGACACTCTGACTGCTTAGTGCTTCAGTTGTCCTTTGCCTGTGTTCTGGGGGACCTGCTGGCAGCCTCCTCCTGGAGCCAAGACCTCAGACCCCATCCACATTCCAGATCAGACCCCCACCTCCCTCAGCGAATGTTCTCCTGCTGCCCTGGCAGCCTGCATTTTGCACATGCTTGTCCCCAGCACAGTCCCTACTGGCCCCTCACCTCCCCCCACCAACCTCTTCCCAAGGACTCCTGGATGCTGCCTGCTGTGCAGTCAGAGGCCCAGGGTCTAGCAGCCCGGCTGGAACGTGGTGCTGCTTCTCCTCCCTCTGGTTAGCTCCAGCTCAggcccaggctctgtgctgagaAAGGTCTGAGTGCCAGTAGTGCCCTCTGCCCAGGGCTGGGTCCTGAGCAGCTGGTTTTCCTATAGGAAGGTTGGGGGCTAGGCTGGGCTAGGCTGGGCAGGGCAAACAAAGCCCCCTTCTCTGCCCTCAGATCAGCTGGCCCAGGCTGGGGCTGATACTGGAGAGGTGGGTGGGGTGTGACTTAGCAGCCCGAGCTGGCTTCCTGGCCAGAAAAGCCCAACCCTCTTCTGGAAGCACCCCGCCTTCTGGGCAGGGGAGAGGTGGGGTTCTCTAAGGGGTATGCTTTCCCAGCGGGGAGCAGTCTGGTCCTGCACCCCACCCCTGTCCCTCACTAAAGCCCCTACTCTGAGCACTTTCCCCCCGGTTCTTGTAACTTGCTTGAAGGTGGGTTCTGGCCACCAGCCAGTCCCTGGACAAACTCCTCTgctcttttaaattttactcaTTTTGTGTAAACACAGCAGGCTGGCGTTTACTTagctattctcttttctttctttcctccctcccttcttgttttctttcttttttttttttggaattctaGTTCAatatttcctcctcccccaggtgAGGGGAGGTGCTTCTCTGtctgcctccccccccccacccgctGGCTGGGTCCCAGCAGGGCGGGGGACCTAGCTGGGGGCAGAATGCTGGTTCTCTCTGGGAGTAGGGCAGGTGTCCTCCCCAGGCTGGGAGGGTTCCTTGCCCAGTTCCCTGTCTGCCCCATCTGGCAAGAGTTGGGGTTCTTGGTCTTAGAACTCCCTAACATTCGGACCAGAGcatttctaaagattttttttttttcttttttgagcagctggccggtatggggaaccaaactcttgaccttggtgttacaagacagtgctctaactaactgagctaaccggccagcctgttgttgttttaattaccTAACTCTTAGAAAATGAATGTTAGAAGACGCCTGCCAAGGCAGGACAGAGCATTTGCTCTGGCTGGAGAAGGCTCTGGTGAGCTCTGAGTCCCTTTCTGCCCTGCAGATACCTGCACTTTAAAAGGGAGTTGGCCGCACTGTCTTCAGATGAGTGACTCCCCAGAAGATGGGGGGGGGGTGCTGTCCTTCCCTACTGTGTCTGCGTGACCTCACCCAGACCAGTGGGGAGGTTCATTCAGGGTGTATTTTGGGTCCAATTCAAAGTTCTAGGGCTTCAGGCACAAAACAGATGGCATTGGTGCTGTTGGGGACACTCCCCCTAACCAGgaaccccagccccacccaagcCAAGGTCTGAGTTTGACAGTCACCCCAGAAGGAGACAGAGCTTGCCACATCCTTCCACACCAGGCCCTGGGCCAGGGTAGTAGGATTGAGAATTTGGCCACAACCAAATTAACACTGGCTGGAGCCAGAGGCCTGGAGCCCTGGCCTCATCCCCATGTGGGAGCCCTTTCTTCAGCCCTCTGGTCCCTTCAAGCTCAGTGAATTCCCACCAGGTGTCCACAGCTCCTGGACTTCAAATTCTATATATAGATAGAGAGAATTTATTAGAGATATTTTTGGAAAGGAATTGGTCTATGCAATGCCAGTTTGGAATCTTCTTGAAAGACAGTTTAACGTTTCTATTAggagatttaaagaaaataaaggtctacaatatttttaaagtttcctcccctctcccccccttcACCCCACAAACTGACCACATGACATGATCTGCCAGGATGGAGAATGTCCACGTTTTCCTCTGTTTTTAGGAAGGTGATTGagaagatgggggaggggaggtcttTGTTTTTCAGTTCCCCTCCTTTCTAACAGTGTTGCCATCACCACTCCTGGTTCAGTGGGCTGTATTTGTATCTGTGTCCCAGCTTCTGTTGTAGAAAATAACACTGTAAGGGGAAATCAGCCTAGTGTCAGTGTCttggtttgggggaaaaaattaaatgttgtagtttttcttttgctgttttgttttttttaaaaccttgttACTTTACTATGTTGGTTTTTAACCTTGTTACTTTAGCACATCGACTTTGGGTCAAAGACAGCATCAGAAGGAAGCCAGGTGTGTAAGTGACtttccagaggtgggaaagatgTAGGTGCCCAGGGTTCTCCAAGTGCTGGCTGCAGTCACATTATTGCCACCTTTATTATCCCAGATTTCtggggagaaaactgaggcccagaagggcAGTTACTTGCCAGTCTCATACCTAGTAAGTGGCATTTGTGACCTCAGAGCCCAAGTTCTAACCACTGCTGTGTGGACCTCCCCACAGTCAGGTGGTCTCTAAAAAGTATGCCCAAGGACGGAtaactctctgggcctcagtttccttgctgCAAAAGGGCTTGGGGATCAAATGAGAACACATGTGTACAGCCGGACCTGCAGGAGGTGTTGAGTGGGCTTCCAGTCTCTCTAAAGCCCCAGGCTCATCCTGGGCCCTTCACCACTGTTCCTGACTGTCCCAAGTCACACAGGAGCTCAGTGGCTTAGCAAGCTCTAGAAAAGGCAAGTCACTCTGGGTCTTTAATGAGCTCAGAGGTGTCAGGAAGCTTCAGTGGTTTAGGCCAGGCCAGAAGGAACCAGGTCACCAGGACTGTCTCTGTCCCCAGAACAGTATTATCCCCACCCTGTCCCAGGGCTTACCCCTTTAAACCCTTAAGGCTGATTCTCAGTCCCTTCTGCTTTCGGCACACTGGGAGGGAAAAGTGGGCTCCCAGCCAGAAAGTTGGTCCTGTCagcttgggggagagggggagggggcaaCCCCCAGAGTCAGAGATGGGCTCAGGGAGATAAATGCTGCCAGAGGGAGCAAACCATGCCAGGCTCAGACTGCATCTCTCGTCGAACCTGCCAAGTGGAGCCTGCAGGCCACATCCACATAGCCTCTCCAGGAGGCCTGGAGTCCTCAGATGCTGTACTCTGTAGCATTCCAGGTTCTAAAACAAATCACTGAGTCTTAAAGCTGATTGGTTGACTCAAAGCTCCTACTTCGTGCCAAGCCCCATTCTGggtgctgaggatacagcagtgaccACAGACCCTGCCCTCAGGGAAAGCACAGTCATGTGGGCCAGGTCAACAAGTAAATCAGCTAATTAAAATGCAGTGATAAGCGTCGTAATGGAGATACACTTGGGGctgtggagcacagaggagggagtCCCTGCCTCCAGGTGCAAAGGTGGCTTCCCTGGGGTGGGTGAGAAGCAGCCAGCCCCAAGAGCTGTGGGAAGACAGTTCCAGGCCCCAGAGCTGAAGAAGCATCAAAGATGATCTGACTCAACCTCCCCCATGGGAGGTTGGGAAGGGCCCATCATCTGATGGGAAGGGCCCATAAGATCAGTCGGAAACCTCTCTGGGCGGCTACGACACCCAGGGCCCTAGAGACAGAcggaagggaggagggaagccAGGCGAGGTTAAAGGGTTGCTCCTGCTGATCGAAACCCTTCCCATCCCTGTGGGCTCAGGTCAGTCCCTCCTCCCATGCCAGACCAGCATTCTCTGCACCCTTCTCCCCAACAGACAAGTAAGGGCCTCGGGCCCAGAAAGTGGAGCCCTTGCATTCCGGCATCGGTTTCACCCTGACTCGGATTGTGATCTGCCCCTCTTTGAGTCTCACTGTTCCCCGTCTGATAGATGGGACTTCCGATCCCCCATCCCCATACCGCTCTGGCTTTAGGTCTCTGGGATGTTTAGGGATGGGCTTTTTAGTGGAGCTGGGTGGGTCCGACAGAACCGTGGCCACGAAGGCCAGGCAGTCTTGGTGCCCTATTCCCTCGGGAGACGCGGGGAACAACGTACCCACAATGCCCTTAAGAACTATATTTCCCGACATGCAAAGGGTAGGCGGTGCCTGTCGGTCTCGGGCAACGTGGTCCTGGGACGGCCTGGGGACTACGACTCCCAACGTACCCCGCGGCCCAACGCCAGAAGGGCCCGGATCCGGAACCGGATGTAGTTTTCTGCTCCGGTGGCGGAGCGCAGAGATGGTGAGGTTGGGACCGAGTGCTGGGGGTAGGAGGTCCCTGGAGGTGGGGTCCCGGGTCTGCTCAGGAGCTGGGGCTTGGGCACTCGGAACCGGGATTGCTCTCCCGCCCGTCCACTGTACGGGTGAAGATTCCGAGGCCCGGCACTCCCTCCCAGCTTAGGAATTGATACCTAGTCAGCCCTCTATAACATCTGTTCAATGAATGGGAAGCTTAGAGCGTAATCAGGCTGCGACGCCCGTCTTCCATTAGTGCACCTAAACGGAGAGTCACTTCGTCAGCTGAGCCCTCCCTTTTCTCCAGGCCACGGGGACAGACCAGGTGGTGGGACTCGGCCTCGTCGCAGTTAGCCTGATCATCTTCACCTACTACACCGCCTGGGTGATTCTCTTGGTATGTCTGTCTCCCCTGCCCTGGGCTCACCATCCCCCATCCTTGAATCTTGAAGCCGACCGCTAACACCATTTAAGCAGCTACTGTATGCCAGGCGCGGGGCTAGGTGCTTTACCTGCGACACCTCATGGGATCTTTAGAACAGCACTATAAGGAGGATGCCAGTGGCGTCgcaatttataaatgagaaagttGAGGTTCAGGGAGAAGGATCTGGCCCAAGGTCGCATTCTTAACCGCTACACTCTGAAGCCCTGTTCCCACTTTGCTTTGCCTTTGAAGGGAGTTCTGGTCCTTCTGGTTAGGCGGCTGGCCCCTGGGCATGGCGAGCACCACTGGATTTTGTGAGAACctttaggattcttttttttttttcttatggtaaAATTTGTTGGTTATTGCTTAAGAAGTGCAGTGTGTTGGAAGGCAAAATCTTGCAGAACTTTGTGTCCTTTGGAGAAAGATGTTAGTAAAAAAGACCTGGGAGCCTGTGTTGGGAATCACTCAAGAATTCCTCATGTACCTTTTTGGGCTTTGAGTGCCTCAGGCAGGTCTGTTGTCTTGTGTTCACTGCCAGGTCCCCAGCACCAACCTAGGGCAGGCACCAAGCAAGTCCCCTGTCAACAACTAAtaactaaatgaatgaaagaaacacTCCACAGCACCCTAATGCCATCATCTTAAGGAAAAGCAAATGCTATCCCAATGCTCTGAATGGGCTCAGCACCTtagatggaggaggaggaatgtTTGGGCTTGGGGGCTAGGCTAGGCAAGCAATGCTCACCAGAACTCTGCCTCGATGTCAGCCATTCATCGACAAACAGCATGTCATCCACAAATATTTCCTACCCCGAGCCTATGCTGTCGCCATCCCACTGGCCGCGGGCCTCCTGCTGCTCCTGTTCGTGGGTAAGTCATCACCCCGCCCCACCCTGACCCTGGGCAGAAGGGTCCTcaccaccctctcccacccctgAACATGCCTCCACACTTCAGCATTTGCTGTGTATCTACTTGAGGGTCCTTGATCCCAACTCTCCCCTGGGGTATTCCCATCCATCCTTCAAGTCAGTAACCCCTCTGGTCTTCCTGATGCCTCAGGCTTTTGGACTCTAATGGCATGTTTCCCTTTTTCCTGCCCCCACTCCCCATTATCACTCTGCTCATACCTCAATCCCCTTTCACCGTGGCTCATCATCTCTGCACCTGTCTCTCATAGCTTCCAAGGGAAGGGGGCTGTATCTTCATCATTACTGTGtcctcagcacccagcacaggcTGTGGCACTGAGTTGGTGCTCAAGAAGGTAGTTTGGAGTCAACAATCAGATGATAAGGGCGAagatgggtgggtgggcagaTAAGGATGTTGAGTGGGCAGGTCGtgggtaggtaggtaggtaggtaggtggaGAGGTGGTTGGCTGGGTGCGCAGATGGATAGATAGGTGGATCTTGTTCCCTGTGGAATCTGAAATACCAAATGCAGTATCTGCCTGTAGTAGGCACCCAGttagtgtttgttgaatgaatgtgagTGGATGTGTGGCTTGCTGAATGACTAGGGAGAAGAGCAGGTGGCCTggagggtggttgggtgggtgcaCGGCCCTGCAAGTGGGTTAGACTGCTCTTCCCTGGCCTCCCAGCAGCCCTGAGCCTGGATCTCACCTGGTCTTTTTGGTCTGTATATTCCAGGGTTGTTCATCACCTACGTAATGCTGAAAAACCAGAGGGTGACCAAGAAGACTCAGTGAAGGCCCAGTGGGGATGAGGCTGCTGGCCCCTTCTCTGCATCCCCTCCAGGGCAGGGACCAAGGGTGGGAACCTGCAGGACCAGTCCAGGCATTGTGGCCCCCTCTACCCTGGCTGCCCTGCAGACATCCCTGTGGGCAGGAGCTCTTCAGGACTCAGCCCTGTCTGGCCGGagcccccctcctcccctccttacCTTTCCAGAAGCCAGAAGGGAGGAGTGCCTGGAAGCTTCCCTCTCAGCCCTTCCAGCTACGGGCCTGAAAAGTGCTGGTCCTCCCCACTTCACTTTCAGCCTCCTTGTCACTGTTTCTTCTGGGTTCTGCCCTCTTTCCTGTTTCCCTCCAGTCACATGCTGATGTTGGCCTTAGCAGGTTCTGAGGTGGCATGTGACCTCCTCCCACAAGTCCTGCTCCTCCATGAAGACAGCTTTCCTGAGTCTGACACAGCCCCAGATCCCACAAGGACTTCTGGACCTGGAAAGCCGAGGGGAAGGATAGATGGACCCTAGGACCACCCCGGGGTCTCAGAGCACGTTAGGGCAGCCGCAGTGGGCCCCCAGACTGACTGCTCCTTATGGAGGCCAAGTTCTCTGGTCCCAGGGCTGGCCTGTTTGTGAGAGCTCAAAAATAAACGTTGATTGTGTGTTTGTCTCTGTGCCATTCTTGACAAGAGCAGCTGTACTGGAGGGGGCTTGAGGGTGCCCCTGCATTGGTCTCAGGTCAGGAGACCCTGGTTTGTGCAGTGAGAGTACCTCAGGTGCCTCTTCTGTGCTGTCCCTGTGCTGGACACTAAGGATAAAGTGGGACTGGGACAGATATGGTTCTGGCCCAGTGGAGCTCATAGCTGGGGAGTTGGTGGAGGCCCTGGCATACCTCTGTCAGCCCTGCCTCCCCTATGCCAGCTTGGCCAGGATGTACCAGTATTACAGTAGGGACCCTCGGGCAACTCCCCTAAAAGCCCAAGCCTGTTGTCCATCTTTTGCACCCAGCAGACCAACTTGGTGTGGCCTGAGCAGTGAGGGCTGCTACTGAGTCAGAGCAGGGCTGATTCTGTTGTGTTCGGGTTGGCTGATCTGGCACAGGCCCCTGCTTGGCTAGCAATCCCAAAGTGCCCTGGTGGGCAACCAACTCCCATTCTCCACAGCACCCAGTGTAACCACTGCCCCCTCAAACCTTGGATGTTCACTCTTCCTCCAGGTAGCAGAAGTGACTCCCTCATCATAGAGAAAAGAGGGGCCAACTGCAGACACACCCACCCTGCTCTCACCTGCTGCATCCCCCCTCTGCCCTCCAGTCCAGGCAGAGCTGCCCACCGGGGCTTTGGGTCCCCTCCCCCCACTGGGGGAGCCTCATTTCCTGAATATGCTCCAGGCTCCCACTTACGGGACCCTCTGTCAACCCAGTCTTCCCTCCAGGTatatccctctctctgctcttcacTCCAGCCACTCTGACCTTCCACTTCCCGGGACTCCCCGAGGCCCTTTGTGCACCGTACTCGCATTGGTTTGTGGGCACCAGATTGTACCAGGCACTGAGCCAGGAAACGAGACCCACGTGGTTCCTGCCCTTGTGGCCCTCCCATTCTAA includes:
- the DPM2 gene encoding dolichol phosphate-mannose biosynthesis regulatory protein, with amino-acid sequence MATGTDQVVGLGLVAVSLIIFTYYTAWVILLPFIDKQHVIHKYFLPRAYAVAIPLAAGLLLLLFVGLFITYVMLKNQRVTKKTQ